The Klebsiella sp. RHBSTW-00484 genome includes a window with the following:
- the rhtB gene encoding homoserine/homoserine lactone efflux protein, which yields MTFEWWCAYLLTSIILSLSPGSGAINTMTTSINHGYRGAAASIAGLQTGLGIHIVLVGVGLGTLFSRSLLAFEILKWAGAAYLIWLGIQQWRAAGSIDLNTLAKVQTRGKLFKRAVFVNLTNPKSIVFLAALFPQFIVPNQPQVMQYLVLGTTTIVVDIIVMIGYATLAQRIAAWIKGPKQMKALNKVFGSLFMLVGALLASARHA from the coding sequence ATGACGTTCGAGTGGTGGTGTGCCTATCTGCTGACATCTATTATTCTCAGCCTGTCGCCGGGTTCCGGGGCGATTAATACCATGACCACCTCAATCAATCATGGCTATCGCGGGGCGGCGGCCTCGATTGCTGGTCTACAGACCGGGCTGGGCATTCATATCGTGCTGGTCGGCGTCGGTTTGGGCACGCTATTTTCCCGCTCGCTGTTAGCCTTTGAAATCCTCAAATGGGCAGGCGCAGCCTATCTTATCTGGCTCGGGATTCAGCAATGGCGGGCCGCGGGTTCAATCGATCTCAATACCCTTGCGAAAGTGCAGACTCGCGGAAAGCTCTTTAAACGCGCGGTGTTTGTTAACCTGACCAATCCGAAAAGCATCGTGTTTCTTGCCGCCCTATTCCCGCAGTTTATCGTGCCCAATCAGCCTCAGGTAATGCAGTACCTCGTGCTCGGCACCACCACTATCGTGGTCGATATCATTGTGATGATTGGCTACGCGACGCTGGCCCAACGCATCGCGGCGTGGATTAAGGGGCCGAAACAGATGAAGGCGCTGAACAAGGTATTCGGCTCGCTGTTTATGCTGGTCGGGGCGCTGCTGGCTTCCGCCCGTCACGCCTGA
- the metR gene encoding HTH-type transcriptional regulator MetR — MIEIKHLKTLQALRNSGSLAGAAAALHQTQSALSHQFSDLEQRLGFRLFVRKSQPLRFTPQGEILLQLANQVLPQISRALQDCNEPQQTRLRIAIECHSCIQWLTPALENFRARWPHVEVDFQSGVTFDPQPGLQQGELDLVMTSDILPRSGLHYSPMFDFEVRLVLAPDHPLAAKTRIAPEDLATELLLIYPVQRARLDIWRHFLQPAGISPQLKSVDNTLLLIQMVAARMGIAALPHWVVENFERQGLVVTKTLGEGLWSRLYAAVRDGEQRQPATEAFIRSARNHACDHLPFVRSAERPNADGPTARPGSPELQ, encoded by the coding sequence ATGATCGAAATTAAACACCTGAAAACGCTCCAGGCGTTGCGGAATAGCGGTTCTCTGGCAGGCGCGGCAGCGGCCCTGCACCAGACCCAATCCGCCTTGTCCCACCAGTTCAGCGATCTGGAACAGCGCCTTGGCTTTCGTCTATTTGTGCGTAAAAGCCAGCCGCTGCGCTTTACCCCACAGGGAGAGATTCTGCTACAGCTAGCCAATCAGGTACTGCCGCAAATTAGCCGCGCCTTGCAGGATTGCAATGAGCCGCAGCAAACCCGTCTGCGTATCGCCATCGAATGCCATAGCTGTATTCAATGGCTCACCCCGGCTCTGGAGAATTTCCGCGCCCGCTGGCCGCATGTGGAAGTGGATTTTCAGTCCGGAGTCACCTTTGACCCGCAGCCAGGGTTGCAGCAGGGTGAGCTGGATCTTGTGATGACCTCTGATATTCTGCCGCGCAGCGGTCTGCACTATTCACCGATGTTTGATTTTGAAGTGCGTCTGGTGCTGGCGCCGGATCATCCGCTGGCGGCAAAAACGCGGATTGCGCCTGAGGATTTAGCCACCGAGCTGCTGCTGATTTACCCGGTGCAGCGCGCGCGCCTGGATATCTGGCGTCACTTTTTACAACCAGCAGGGATCAGCCCGCAGCTGAAGAGCGTCGACAATACGTTGCTGTTAATTCAGATGGTGGCCGCACGGATGGGTATCGCTGCCCTGCCGCACTGGGTAGTAGAAAACTTTGAACGCCAGGGCCTGGTGGTGACCAAAACCCTGGGCGAGGGACTGTGGAGCCGGCTGTACGCCGCAGTGCGCGATGGCGAGCAGCGGCAGCCGGCCACCGAGGCGTTTATTCGCTCAGCGCGGAACCACGCTTGCGACCACTTACCGTTTGTGAGGAGTGCGGAGCGACCCAACGCCGATGGACCCACAGCGAGGCCAGGATCACCAGAGCTCCAATAA
- the yigL gene encoding sugar/pyridoxal phosphate phosphatase YigL, which yields MYQVVASDLDGTLLSPDHCLTPYAKETLKLLTARGINFVFATGRHYIDVGQIRDNLGIKSYMITSNGARVHDSEGNQIFAHNLDRDIATDLFEMMRNDPAIVTNVYREDEWFMNRHRPEEMRFFKEAVFNYKLYEPGELDPEGISKVFFTCDKHEQLLPLEQAINARWGDRVNVSFSTVTCLEVMAGGVSKGHALEAVAKMLGYSLKECIAFGDGMNDAEMLSMAGKGCIMVNAHQRLKDLHPELEVIGSNADDAVPHYLRKLYLD from the coding sequence ATGTACCAGGTTGTTGCGTCTGACTTAGATGGCACGCTGCTTTCCCCCGATCACTGCTTAACTCCCTACGCTAAAGAGACGCTGAAGCTGCTTACCGCACGCGGTATCAACTTTGTGTTCGCGACCGGCCGCCATTACATTGATGTTGGGCAAATTCGCGATAATCTCGGCATTAAATCCTACATGATCACCTCCAATGGTGCGCGAGTGCACGATAGCGAAGGGAATCAGATCTTTGCTCACAACCTTGACCGCGATATCGCCACCGACCTGTTTGAGATGATGCGCAACGATCCGGCGATTGTGACCAACGTTTACCGTGAAGATGAGTGGTTTATGAACCGCCATCGTCCTGAGGAGATGCGTTTCTTCAAAGAGGCAGTGTTCAACTACAAGCTGTATGAGCCGGGCGAGCTGGACCCTGAGGGGATCAGCAAGGTCTTTTTCACCTGTGATAAGCATGAGCAGCTACTGCCGCTGGAGCAGGCGATCAACGCGCGCTGGGGTGACCGCGTAAACGTGAGTTTCTCTACCGTGACCTGCCTGGAAGTGATGGCAGGCGGCGTATCGAAGGGTCATGCGCTGGAAGCGGTGGCGAAAATGCTCGGCTATAGCCTGAAAGAGTGCATCGCCTTCGGCGACGGCATGAACGATGCGGAAATGCTGTCGATGGCGGGTAAGGGCTGCATTATGGTTAACGCGCACCAGCGCCTGAAGGACCTGCATCCTGAGCTGGAAGTGATCGGCAGCAACGCCGATGACGCCGTACCGCACTATCTGCGTAAACTGTATCTCGACTAA
- the pldB gene encoding lysophospholipase L2 gives MFLQQKDWETRENAFAAFTMGPLTDFWRQREEAEFRGVDNVPVRFVRFCAKSNDRVIVICPGRIESYVKYAELAYDLFHCGFDVMIIDHRGQGRSGRMLSDTHRGHVVNFSDYVDDLAAFWQQEVVPGHWRKRYILAHSMGGAIATLFLQRHQQHCDAIALCAPMFGIVMRFPDWMVRHILDWAEGHQRIREEYAIGTGRWRALPYAVNVLTHSRQRYRRNLRFYADDPQLRVGGPTFHWVREGILAGEEVLAGVEKDVTPTLLLQAEEERVVDNRMHDRYCELRAAAGHPCEGNKPFVIEGAYHEILFEKDALRSVALNAIVDFFRRHN, from the coding sequence ATGTTTTTGCAGCAAAAGGACTGGGAAACACGAGAAAACGCGTTCGCGGCCTTTACCATGGGGCCACTGACCGATTTCTGGCGTCAGCGAGAAGAAGCGGAATTCAGGGGCGTGGATAATGTTCCGGTGCGCTTTGTTCGCTTCTGCGCCAAGAGTAATGACCGGGTGATTGTTATCTGTCCGGGTCGCATTGAAAGCTACGTTAAGTATGCCGAGCTGGCTTACGATCTCTTCCATTGCGGTTTTGATGTGATGATTATCGATCATCGCGGGCAGGGTCGTTCCGGACGGATGCTTTCTGATACCCACCGTGGACACGTCGTCAATTTCAGCGATTACGTTGATGATCTTGCCGCATTCTGGCAACAGGAAGTGGTTCCGGGGCACTGGCGGAAACGGTATATACTGGCTCACTCGATGGGCGGAGCTATTGCGACGCTATTTTTGCAGCGTCACCAGCAGCATTGTGACGCGATAGCGCTCTGCGCGCCGATGTTCGGGATTGTCATGCGTTTTCCTGACTGGATGGTGCGCCATATTCTCGATTGGGCTGAGGGCCATCAGCGCATTCGCGAAGAGTATGCCATCGGTACCGGCCGCTGGCGGGCGTTGCCCTATGCGGTCAACGTGCTGACGCATAGCCGTCAACGTTATCGTCGCAACCTACGTTTTTATGCCGATGACCCGCAGCTGCGGGTCGGCGGGCCGACGTTCCACTGGGTGCGTGAGGGGATCCTCGCGGGCGAAGAGGTGTTGGCTGGGGTAGAAAAAGACGTCACGCCAACTTTGTTGCTCCAGGCTGAAGAAGAGCGGGTGGTTGATAACCGTATGCACGATCGCTACTGTGAACTCCGTGCCGCTGCCGGTCATCCCTGTGAAGGGAATAAGCCGTTTGTCATAGAAGGGGCATACCATGAGATCCTTTTTGAAAAGGACGCCCTGCGCTCAGTCGCGCTGAATGCTATCGTCGATTTTTTCCGTCGACATAATTAA
- the rhtC gene encoding threonine export protein RhtC, whose translation MLTLFLTVALVHIIALMSPGPDFFFVSQTAVSRSRKEAMMGVLGITCGVMVWAGVALLGLNLIIEKMAWLHTIIMVGGGLYLCWMGFQMLRGALKKSDVAAAEPQVELARSGRSFLKGLLTNLANPKAIIYFGSVFSLFVGDDVTASARWGIFLLIVLETLAWFTVVASLFALPGMRRGYQRMAKWIDGFAGTLFAGFGIHLILSR comes from the coding sequence ATGTTGACGCTTTTCCTCACCGTGGCGCTGGTGCATATCATTGCGCTGATGAGTCCGGGACCGGATTTTTTCTTTGTCTCACAAACCGCCGTTAGCCGCTCCCGCAAAGAGGCGATGATGGGCGTCCTGGGGATCACCTGCGGCGTGATGGTGTGGGCGGGCGTAGCGCTGCTCGGCCTGAACCTGATTATCGAGAAAATGGCCTGGCTGCACACCATTATCATGGTCGGCGGCGGGCTGTATCTGTGCTGGATGGGCTTCCAGATGCTGCGCGGCGCGCTGAAGAAAAGCGACGTAGCGGCGGCGGAGCCACAGGTTGAGCTGGCGCGTAGCGGCCGGAGCTTCCTGAAGGGGCTACTCACCAACCTGGCGAACCCGAAAGCGATTATTTACTTCGGTTCTGTGTTCTCGTTGTTTGTTGGCGACGACGTTACCGCCAGCGCGCGCTGGGGCATTTTTCTGCTGATCGTACTGGAGACCCTGGCCTGGTTTACGGTGGTTGCCAGCCTGTTTGCCCTACCGGGGATGCGCCGCGGCTATCAGCGGATGGCGAAGTGGATCGACGGCTTCGCCGGTACGCTGTTCGCCGGTTTCGGCATTCACCTGATTCTTTCGCGCTAA
- a CDS encoding Rpn family recombination-promoting nuclease/putative transposase — protein sequence MAEAATPHDAVFRTFLSRVETARDFIEIHLPPSLIQICKLDTLRLESGSFIEDDLRPYYSDILYSLETTSGQGYVHVLIEHQSSPDKLMAFRLMRYAIAAMQRHLENGHKTLPLVIPILFYQGRRSPYPWSLNWLESFADPDTARQLYANTFPLVDITVIPDDEIMQHRSMAALTLVQKHIRQRDMAELLDKLTSLLMLEQMSRQQITVLIKYMTQAGEEQDVRPLLYELAQRVPQHGEVLMTLAEKWLEEGMQKGIKEGIKNGKRAAFMEVAKAMLNRGIDDTAVMEMTGLTPDDLQQLRH from the coding sequence ATGGCGGAAGCGGCAACTCCACATGATGCGGTATTCAGAACCTTTCTCTCCCGCGTGGAAACCGCGCGGGACTTTATTGAGATCCACCTGCCGCCCTCGCTAATTCAGATTTGCAAACTGGATACACTGCGCCTGGAATCAGGGAGCTTTATTGAAGACGACCTGCGGCCTTATTACAGCGATATACTCTATTCACTGGAGACCACCAGCGGTCAGGGCTACGTGCATGTCCTGATTGAACACCAAAGCTCGCCCGATAAACTGATGGCGTTTCGCTTGATGCGTTACGCCATCGCCGCCATGCAGAGGCATCTCGAGAATGGGCACAAGACGCTGCCGCTGGTGATCCCAATTCTCTTTTATCAGGGGCGGCGAAGCCCCTACCCCTGGTCCCTGAACTGGCTGGAGAGCTTTGCCGATCCGGATACTGCACGCCAGCTATACGCCAACACCTTTCCGCTGGTGGATATCACCGTTATCCCCGATGACGAAATCATGCAGCACCGCAGTATGGCGGCCCTGACGCTGGTGCAAAAGCATATTCGCCAACGCGATATGGCTGAGCTTCTGGACAAGCTCACCAGTCTGCTGATGCTCGAACAGATGAGCAGACAACAGATTACCGTACTGATAAAATATATGACCCAAGCGGGAGAAGAGCAGGACGTTCGACCGTTATTATATGAGCTGGCACAGCGGGTGCCGCAGCATGGAGAAGTACTGATGACTCTGGCAGAAAAGTGGCTCGAGGAAGGTATGCAGAAGGGCATCAAGGAAGGCATAAAAAACGGCAAGCGCGCCGCCTTTATGGAAGTCGCAAAAGCAATGCTCAACCGGGGCATCGATGATACTGCGGTTATGGAAATGACCGGTCTCACACCTGACGATTTGCAGCAGCTCCGTCATTAA
- a CDS encoding carboxylate/amino acid/amine transporter — MALLIITTILWAFSFSLYGEYLAGHVDSYFAVLARVGLAALVFLPFLRTRGQSLTTIGLYMLVGAMQLGIMYMLSFHAYLYLTVSELLLFTVLTPLYITLIYDLMSRRRLRWGYACSALLAVIGAGIIRYDQVTNHFWTGLILVQLSNISFAIGMVGYKRLMETRPMPQHNAFAWFYIGAFLVAVVAWSLMGNAQKMPETSLQWGILVFLGVAASGIGYFMWNYGATQVDAGTLGIMNNMHVPAGLLVNLAIWQEQPRWPSFIIGALVILASLWVHRRWVAPHSSQTVSGRKRGSALSE, encoded by the coding sequence GTGGCGCTACTGATTATCACCACCATTCTGTGGGCCTTTTCCTTTAGCCTGTACGGCGAATATCTGGCGGGTCATGTCGATAGCTATTTCGCGGTGCTGGCGCGCGTTGGCCTGGCGGCGCTGGTGTTTTTGCCCTTCCTGCGTACCCGTGGACAAAGCCTGACAACTATTGGCTTGTATATGCTGGTGGGCGCGATGCAGCTTGGTATCATGTATATGTTGAGCTTCCACGCCTACCTCTATTTGACGGTCTCTGAGCTCCTGCTGTTTACCGTTCTGACGCCGCTCTATATTACTCTAATCTACGATCTCATGAGCCGACGTCGCCTGCGCTGGGGCTATGCCTGCAGCGCGCTGCTGGCGGTTATTGGCGCAGGAATTATTCGCTATGACCAGGTGACCAACCATTTCTGGACCGGTCTGATCCTGGTACAGCTCTCCAACATCAGCTTCGCTATCGGGATGGTGGGCTATAAGCGCCTGATGGAAACGCGCCCGATGCCACAGCATAACGCTTTCGCCTGGTTCTATATCGGGGCATTTCTGGTGGCGGTAGTTGCCTGGAGTCTGATGGGTAACGCGCAGAAAATGCCGGAAACGTCGCTACAGTGGGGCATTCTGGTCTTTCTTGGCGTGGCGGCGTCGGGAATCGGTTATTTTATGTGGAACTACGGTGCCACCCAGGTTGATGCTGGTACGCTCGGCATCATGAACAATATGCACGTGCCCGCCGGGCTGCTGGTGAACCTTGCCATCTGGCAGGAGCAGCCCCGCTGGCCGAGCTTTATTATTGGAGCTCTGGTGATCCTGGCCTCGCTGTGGGTCCATCGGCGTTGGGTCGCTCCGCACTCCTCACAAACGGTAAGTGGTCGCAAGCGTGGTTCCGCGCTGAGCGAATAA
- a CDS encoding PTS transporter subunit EIIC — MDYNQVGNAIVKHCGGLSNLLHVTNCMTRVRMTIAEQSQVDIAALKSIDGVLGVVEDDTLQVIVGPGKSTKVANVINALLKDQPAGDAPLSSVEQKAKLAREKAKKQTRTKVILKHIANIFVPILPSLIAAGILMGINNVLVNSAASWALAHHVAALGDLSPTQVVLDQRHMLGVSQFLDIVSKALFGFLAIYTGVTAAKEFDGNAVMGGLLGAITIVPQITALGLIPGQGGLIGVILCAWLMCLLEKQVRRFVPDIVDVVVTPTIVLVVMAAALLLVIMPVAGVVSNGILHGLNGLLSTGGIAAGFVLSALFPFLISLGLHHGLFPIHLEMINATGHAPLFAIQIMSNAGMVGAATAVLLLTRDPVMKKIARGAIPTSILAVGEPTIFGVNIPAGFAFITGSIGAGFGGMMVVLLGVSTNGVGAAGLSALPLIADGKYLQYIISWLVGCAAAFVLTYIVGKMRGYDKETA; from the coding sequence ATGGACTACAACCAGGTGGGAAATGCGATTGTGAAGCACTGCGGTGGCCTGTCGAATTTGCTGCATGTCACCAACTGTATGACCCGCGTCCGAATGACCATCGCTGAGCAATCACAGGTGGATATCGCCGCACTTAAAAGTATCGACGGCGTGCTCGGCGTGGTGGAGGACGATACCTTGCAGGTGATCGTCGGGCCGGGGAAATCGACCAAAGTTGCGAATGTGATTAACGCGCTGCTGAAAGACCAGCCTGCGGGTGATGCGCCGCTCAGCAGCGTAGAGCAAAAAGCAAAACTGGCGCGGGAGAAAGCGAAAAAGCAAACCCGTACCAAAGTTATCCTCAAGCATATCGCCAATATCTTTGTACCAATTCTACCGTCGCTGATTGCGGCCGGTATCCTGATGGGTATTAACAACGTGCTGGTCAACTCCGCTGCTTCCTGGGCGCTGGCGCATCACGTCGCGGCGCTGGGGGACTTGTCGCCGACTCAAGTAGTACTCGACCAACGGCACATGCTGGGCGTGAGCCAGTTTCTCGATATCGTCTCGAAGGCGCTGTTCGGTTTTCTCGCCATCTATACCGGGGTGACGGCGGCGAAGGAGTTTGACGGCAACGCGGTGATGGGCGGCCTGCTGGGGGCGATCACTATTGTGCCGCAGATTACCGCGCTGGGGCTGATCCCGGGGCAGGGCGGGCTGATTGGCGTCATTCTTTGCGCATGGCTGATGTGCCTGCTGGAAAAACAGGTCCGGCGCTTTGTGCCGGATATTGTGGATGTGGTGGTGACGCCGACTATCGTGCTGGTGGTGATGGCGGCGGCGCTGCTGCTGGTAATTATGCCCGTGGCGGGCGTGGTTTCTAACGGTATTCTGCACGGGCTGAACGGCCTGCTTTCTACCGGCGGCATCGCAGCGGGCTTTGTGCTCTCGGCGCTGTTTCCGTTCCTGATTTCGCTCGGCCTGCACCACGGCCTGTTTCCAATCCATCTTGAGATGATTAACGCCACCGGCCACGCGCCGCTGTTCGCCATCCAGATCATGTCCAACGCCGGAATGGTCGGCGCGGCGACGGCGGTACTGCTGCTGACCCGCGACCCGGTGATGAAAAAAATCGCCAGAGGCGCAATCCCAACCTCCATTCTGGCAGTAGGCGAACCCACCATTTTCGGCGTCAATATTCCGGCCGGATTCGCCTTTATTACCGGTTCTATCGGTGCCGGTTTTGGCGGAATGATGGTGGTGCTGCTGGGCGTCTCGACCAACGGCGTTGGCGCAGCCGGGCTATCCGCGCTGCCGCTCATCGCTGACGGTAAATATTTGCAGTACATCATTTCCTGGCTGGTCGGCTGCGCCGCGGCTTTTGTACTGACTTACATCGTTGGCAAAATGCGCGGTTACGATAAAGAAACGGCGTGA
- the metE gene encoding 5-methyltetrahydropteroyltriglutamate--homocysteine S-methyltransferase: MTIINHTLGFPRVGLRRELKKAQESYWAGNTSREELLAVGRELRARHWEQQKQAGVDLLPVGDFAWYDHVLTTSLLLGNVPARHQNKDDSVDIDTLFRIGRGRAPTGEPAAAAEMTKWFNTNYHYMVPEFVKGQQFKLTWTQLLDEVDEALALGHKVKPVLLGPVTYLWLGKVKGEQFDRLSLLNDILPVYQQVLTELAKRGIEWVQIDEPALVLELPQEWLAAFQPAYEALSGQVKLLLTTYFEGITANLDTITALPVQGLHVDFVHGKDDVAELHQRLPVGWLLSAGLINGRNVWRADLTEKYAQIKDIVGKRDLWVASSCSLLHSPIDLSVETRLDAEVKSWFAFALQKCAELALLRDALNSGDTAAITEWSAPIQARRHSTRVHNAAVEKRLAVITAEDSQRASAYEVRAEAQRARFKLPAWPTTTIGSFPQTTEIRGLRLDFKKGNLDANNYRTGIAEHIKQAIVEQERLGLDVLVHGEAERNDMVEYFGEHLDGFIFTQNGWVQSYGSRCVKPPVVIGDVSRPEAITVEWAKYAQSLTDKPVKGMLTGPVTILCWSFPREDVTRETIAKQIALALRDEVADLEAAGIGIIQIDEPALREGLPLKRSDWDAYLAWGVEAFRINAAVAQDDTQIHTHMCYCEFNDIMDSIAALDADVITIETSRSDMELLESFEEFDYPNEIGPGVYDIHSPNVPSVEWIEALLKKAEQRIPAERLWVNPDCGLKTRGWPETRAALANMVKAAQNLRQG; the protein is encoded by the coding sequence ATGACAATTATTAACCACACCCTCGGTTTCCCTCGCGTTGGCCTGCGCCGCGAGCTGAAAAAAGCGCAAGAGAGCTACTGGGCAGGCAACACCAGCCGTGAAGAACTGCTGGCGGTTGGGCGTGAGCTGCGTGCTCGCCATTGGGAACAGCAGAAGCAGGCAGGCGTTGATCTGCTGCCGGTGGGTGATTTCGCCTGGTACGACCATGTTCTGACCACCAGCCTGCTGCTCGGCAACGTGCCGGCTCGTCATCAGAACAAAGACGACTCCGTCGATATCGATACCCTGTTCCGCATTGGCCGAGGTCGCGCACCGACCGGTGAACCGGCTGCCGCAGCGGAAATGACCAAATGGTTTAACACCAACTACCACTACATGGTGCCGGAATTCGTGAAGGGCCAGCAGTTCAAACTGACCTGGACTCAGCTGCTGGATGAAGTGGACGAAGCGTTGGCGCTGGGCCACAAGGTCAAACCCGTTCTGCTGGGGCCGGTCACTTACCTGTGGCTCGGTAAGGTGAAAGGCGAGCAGTTCGACCGCCTGAGCTTGCTGAACGATATTCTGCCGGTCTATCAGCAGGTGCTGACTGAGCTGGCAAAACGCGGCATTGAGTGGGTACAGATTGATGAACCAGCGCTGGTGCTCGAGCTGCCGCAGGAGTGGCTGGCGGCCTTCCAACCGGCTTATGAGGCGCTTAGCGGCCAGGTTAAGCTGCTGCTGACCACCTATTTTGAAGGCATTACGGCGAACCTTGATACCATTACCGCGCTGCCGGTACAGGGTCTGCACGTTGATTTTGTTCACGGTAAAGATGATGTAGCAGAGCTGCACCAACGTCTGCCTGTCGGCTGGCTGCTCTCTGCGGGGCTGATCAACGGTCGCAACGTCTGGCGCGCCGATCTCACCGAGAAATACGCGCAGATTAAAGACATCGTCGGTAAACGCGATCTGTGGGTGGCTTCTTCTTGTTCCCTGCTGCACAGCCCGATCGACCTGAGCGTGGAAACTCGTCTGGATGCGGAAGTGAAGAGCTGGTTTGCCTTCGCTTTGCAAAAATGCGCCGAGCTGGCGCTGCTGCGTGATGCCCTGAACAGCGGTGATACTGCCGCAATTACCGAATGGAGCGCGCCGATCCAGGCCCGTCGCCACTCGACTCGCGTGCATAACGCGGCGGTCGAAAAACGCCTGGCGGTGATTACCGCCGAGGACAGCCAGCGCGCGAGCGCCTATGAGGTGCGTGCCGAAGCGCAGCGGGCGCGCTTTAAGCTCCCGGCCTGGCCGACCACCACTATCGGTTCTTTCCCGCAAACCACGGAAATTCGCGGCCTGCGTCTGGACTTCAAAAAGGGCAATCTCGATGCGAATAACTATCGTACCGGCATAGCAGAGCACATCAAGCAGGCGATTGTGGAGCAGGAGCGCCTGGGGCTGGACGTGCTGGTGCACGGTGAAGCCGAGCGTAACGACATGGTGGAATATTTCGGTGAACACCTGGACGGTTTTATCTTCACTCAGAACGGCTGGGTGCAGAGCTACGGCTCCCGCTGCGTTAAACCGCCAGTAGTGATCGGCGATGTTAGCCGCCCGGAAGCGATCACCGTCGAGTGGGCGAAATACGCCCAGTCGCTGACCGACAAACCGGTAAAAGGAATGCTGACCGGTCCGGTGACCATTCTTTGCTGGTCATTCCCGCGCGAAGACGTGACCCGTGAAACCATCGCGAAGCAGATTGCGCTGGCGCTGCGGGATGAGGTAGCAGACCTGGAAGCCGCTGGGATCGGTATTATTCAGATTGACGAACCGGCGCTGCGCGAAGGTCTGCCGCTGAAGCGCAGCGACTGGGATGCTTACCTGGCGTGGGGCGTCGAAGCGTTCCGCATTAACGCCGCCGTGGCGCAGGATGACACCCAGATCCACACCCATATGTGTTATTGCGAGTTTAACGACATTATGGATTCCATTGCCGCGCTGGATGCCGACGTCATTACCATCGAGACCTCGCGTTCCGACATGGAGCTGCTGGAGTCGTTTGAAGAGTTCGACTATCCGAACGAAATCGGGCCGGGCGTCTACGATATTCACTCGCCGAACGTCCCAAGCGTGGAGTGGATTGAAGCCCTGCTGAAGAAAGCGGAGCAGCGTATCCCAGCAGAGCGCCTGTGGGTGAACCCGGACTGCGGCCTGAAAACCCGCGGCTGGCCGGAAACCCGTGCCGCGCTGGCTAACATGGTCAAAGCCGCGCAGAACCTGCGTCAGGGGTAA